In the genome of Francisella salimarina, one region contains:
- a CDS encoding ABC transporter permease yields the protein MKRLYNSNMSAKVSRTKWDILALSIILLVLSIFVWSTSGLGGNIDYTNQTSVQQYSEVSLNLWLLPYYTAETVMRMFIGLGISLLITFIFGALAAKSKRAESIIIPAVDILQSIPILGFFAITVTGFLVLFPSSLWGAQSAVIFGIITAQVWNMILSFYQSLKTVPKELAEAADMYQLSAWQRFWKVEVPFSMPGLVWNTMMSMSACWFMIVASETIIVNFSASQSIPINLPGIGSFIDAANNAQDFGAVGAAIVMMLVTIILYDQLLFRPLVVWSEKFVLGENQSEVYSKSWFLKILQKSAITKLFSNMFGSITSTLVNIRFFKKNLNKVYNQPRHRKQERQETLLQKILWTVFTLMIVIGLFYFAYQAVYGNNSDIGLSETFKVFGYGLLTGFRVVVLIIITSIIWVPIGVWVGMRPRIAQKVQPYAQMAAAFPVNVLYGIFGTLVITLGLNFNIWCILLMALGTQWYILFNVIAGASAIPDELKLAAKNMQLKGFMKWRKYLFPAVMPYYVTGAITAAGGAWNASIVCEYINWGTGDQSIIQASGLGDYITYYTNLQGDHTANVLLGVIVMCVLVVASNKLFWRRLYNYAENRFSMNM from the coding sequence ATGAAAAGATTATATAATTCTAATATGTCAGCAAAGGTTTCTCGCACTAAGTGGGATATTTTAGCGTTATCAATTATACTTTTAGTATTAAGTATATTTGTGTGGTCAACTTCAGGTTTGGGCGGGAATATAGACTATACAAATCAAACAAGTGTTCAACAGTATTCGGAAGTTTCTTTAAACCTTTGGCTTTTGCCCTACTATACAGCAGAAACAGTTATGCGGATGTTTATTGGTTTAGGTATTTCTTTATTGATTACATTTATATTTGGAGCATTAGCAGCAAAAAGTAAAAGAGCAGAGAGTATAATTATTCCTGCTGTAGATATTTTACAGTCCATTCCTATTTTGGGCTTCTTTGCTATTACAGTTACTGGATTTTTAGTTTTATTCCCAAGCTCACTATGGGGAGCTCAATCCGCTGTGATATTTGGGATTATAACAGCTCAAGTATGGAATATGATATTAAGTTTTTATCAGTCTCTTAAAACTGTACCTAAAGAATTGGCTGAAGCAGCTGATATGTATCAGCTTTCGGCATGGCAAAGATTCTGGAAAGTTGAGGTTCCCTTCTCAATGCCAGGACTTGTTTGGAACACTATGATGTCAATGTCAGCTTGTTGGTTTATGATAGTTGCATCAGAGACAATAATTGTTAATTTCAGTGCTTCACAGTCAATACCTATTAACTTACCAGGTATAGGATCATTTATAGATGCAGCGAACAATGCTCAAGATTTTGGAGCAGTTGGTGCAGCAATAGTGATGATGTTAGTCACTATTATTTTGTATGATCAGCTACTCTTTAGACCTCTGGTTGTGTGGTCAGAGAAGTTTGTTTTGGGTGAGAATCAATCAGAAGTCTATAGTAAATCATGGTTTTTGAAGATATTGCAAAAGTCTGCAATAACAAAGCTTTTTTCGAATATGTTTGGAAGTATAACTTCAACTTTGGTAAATATAAGATTTTTTAAGAAAAATTTAAATAAAGTCTATAATCAACCAAGACACAGAAAGCAAGAAAGACAAGAAACATTGCTACAGAAAATATTGTGGACAGTATTTACCTTGATGATAGTTATTGGATTGTTCTACTTTGCTTATCAAGCTGTGTATGGTAACAATTCTGATATTGGTCTATCAGAGACTTTTAAGGTTTTTGGGTATGGTTTACTCACAGGCTTTAGAGTTGTTGTGCTTATTATAATTACATCAATAATCTGGGTGCCGATAGGCGTATGGGTTGGTATGCGACCTAGGATTGCTCAAAAAGTACAGCCTTATGCACAGATGGCTGCAGCATTCCCAGTTAACGTTCTATATGGTATCTTTGGGACTTTAGTGATAACTCTGGGTCTTAACTTTAATATTTGGTGTATTTTATTGATGGCCCTTGGGACACAGTGGTACATATTGTTTAATGTGATTGCTGGTGCTTCAGCAATTCCGGACGAGCTAAAACTAGCTGCTAAGAATATGCAACTAAAAGGTTTTATGAAATGGCGTAAGTACTTGTTCCCAGCAGTTATGCCATACTATGTTACAGGCGCAATTACCGCAGCTGGTGGAGCATGGAATGCAAGTATTGTGTGTGAATATATCAACTGGGGGACTGGAGATCAGTCAATAATTCAAGCATCAGGTCTTGGAGATTATATTACTTATTATACAAACCTACAGGGCGATCATACGGCAAATGTATTGCTAGGTGTGATAGTAATGTGTGTATTGGTTGTAGCATCTAATAAACTGTTCTGGCGCAGATTATATAACTATGCAGAAAATCGCTTTAGTATGAATATGTAA
- a CDS encoding ABC transporter ATP-binding protein yields the protein MSSKKIFTVEKVNKQFNIKGGHTLKVLDNIDFTLHEGEIVALLGKSGSGKSTLLRIIAGLLSPSSGEVMYRGKKVSAPVPDISMVFQSFALMPWLTVLQNVELGLEARNIPARERKKRALKAIDMVGLDGFENAYPKELSGGMKQRVGFARALVLEPDVLLMDEPFSALDILTAENLREDLLDLWENNEAMKGILYVTHSIEEAVLTANRIIIFGSNPGFIRGELKIDIPHPRSSQDPVVADLVDQVYRMMTTAQTKELSERMNKKTAITIGYRLPDVDISEMNGLLDEMAEIKDVEAVDLPQLADDLHLDIDDLFPIIEILSILRFAEVSDGDIKMTAMGRKFIDSNIDERKFIFGRLFLKYIPLARHVVKVLSERESQSAPRSRFLAELDDYYPMEIAERVFDTFIDWARYAELIYYDANTGIISLDDNAAEYIKKM from the coding sequence ATGAGTTCAAAAAAAATTTTTACAGTAGAAAAAGTTAATAAGCAATTTAACATCAAAGGTGGTCATACACTTAAAGTATTAGATAATATTGATTTTACTTTACATGAAGGTGAGATTGTCGCACTACTTGGTAAATCTGGATCTGGTAAGTCAACTTTACTTAGAATTATCGCAGGTTTGTTAAGTCCAAGTTCAGGTGAAGTAATGTATAGAGGTAAGAAAGTCTCCGCACCTGTTCCAGATATTTCTATGGTTTTTCAAAGCTTTGCGCTTATGCCATGGCTTACTGTTTTGCAAAATGTTGAGTTAGGCCTTGAAGCGCGCAATATTCCAGCTAGAGAGCGTAAAAAAAGAGCATTAAAAGCGATTGATATGGTAGGTCTTGATGGATTTGAGAATGCTTATCCGAAAGAGCTCTCTGGTGGTATGAAGCAGCGTGTTGGTTTTGCTAGAGCCCTTGTATTAGAACCAGATGTTTTGTTAATGGATGAGCCTTTTTCTGCCCTTGATATTCTTACTGCTGAGAACCTTAGAGAGGATTTACTTGATCTTTGGGAAAACAATGAAGCAATGAAAGGTATTCTGTATGTTACTCATAGTATTGAAGAAGCAGTTTTAACAGCAAATAGAATTATTATATTTGGTAGTAATCCAGGATTCATACGTGGTGAATTAAAAATAGATATTCCTCATCCAAGAAGCTCTCAAGATCCTGTAGTAGCAGATTTGGTTGATCAGGTTTATCGTATGATGACTACTGCTCAAACTAAAGAGTTGTCTGAGCGTATGAACAAAAAGACTGCTATAACTATTGGGTATCGCCTACCAGATGTGGATATTTCAGAGATGAATGGTCTTTTAGATGAGATGGCTGAGATCAAGGATGTTGAAGCAGTAGATCTACCTCAATTAGCGGATGACTTGCATCTTGATATTGATGATCTATTTCCTATTATCGAGATTTTATCAATCTTACGATTTGCAGAAGTATCTGATGGTGATATCAAAATGACTGCGATGGGGCGTAAGTTTATTGATTCAAATATTGATGAAAGAAAGTTTATTTTTGGAAGATTATTCTTAAAGTATATTCCATTAGCTCGTCATGTTGTCAAAGTTTTGAGTGAAAGAGAGAGTCAATCTGCTCCTAGAAGTAGGTTCTTGGCAGAGTTGGATGACTATTATCCAATGGAAATCGCAGAGCGTGTATTTGATACTTTTATTGATTGGGCTCGTTATGCTGAGCTTATCTATTATGATGCAAATACTGGTATTATTTCTTTGGATGACAATGCTGCAGAATATATCAAAAAAATGTAA
- a CDS encoding DUF3573 domain-containing protein codes for MKLFSKWIFILFLFTTIKVYAGESAEQASLSKQEMQIISDLQQQISILKQEIGKVQSQNTGVNNKSQFSTYRQKIANENFNQLGLDGVTPQDIASNIASDGKSLGDSTGSQGVFVSNGRIDVGGTPAITTQGQITYLGSYSGNNSIPIGMISSNLFASTILGQRDTFDDYSVFFGGYIEADAQTWFGSQISRAGGAPNFPANGQNIYLTNSKLYFLSNLGHYVTAQFDFDTDETGGFGLGNAFVIFGNLDTSPFFVTAGRSKLSVGSYGGGGPWTSGIIDEFLSPDKVTNVSLNYKNDIINTNITVFGSDDKRANFSAGFFYTDSWTQDLSVGFNAGYVFNIAGAGNDSISQFLDNIGENEKNIGVLNFDGTLAYSMLGGIWQLQGGWSATTNKQDFHQNGSSVNTGAWYLGVAYALTLGGRDTNFNVTYGQSYNAENIPMPTSNASPTFGLTSSGIKNQIIASAQRAYFDDNVLFGPEYSYQRLYNGEHMNTLTLDLSVYI; via the coding sequence GTGAAACTATTTTCTAAATGGATATTTATATTATTTCTTTTTACCACAATAAAAGTATATGCTGGCGAGTCTGCTGAGCAAGCAAGCCTGTCAAAACAGGAGATGCAAATAATCTCTGATCTTCAACAGCAAATATCTATACTTAAGCAAGAAATAGGTAAGGTGCAGTCTCAAAATACAGGTGTTAATAATAAGTCACAGTTTAGTACGTATCGCCAGAAAATAGCTAATGAAAATTTCAATCAACTTGGGCTAGATGGAGTAACTCCACAAGATATTGCTTCTAATATAGCAAGCGATGGTAAGTCACTAGGTGATAGTACAGGTTCTCAAGGAGTCTTTGTATCAAATGGTAGAATTGATGTTGGTGGGACACCTGCAATTACGACTCAAGGTCAAATAACTTATTTGGGATCATATTCGGGTAACAACAGTATTCCGATAGGAATGATTTCAAGTAATCTTTTTGCATCGACAATATTGGGACAAAGAGATACTTTTGATGATTACTCAGTATTTTTTGGTGGGTACATAGAAGCAGATGCTCAAACATGGTTTGGAAGTCAGATAAGTAGAGCAGGTGGAGCTCCAAATTTCCCAGCTAATGGACAAAATATTTATTTAACTAATTCAAAATTATATTTTTTATCTAACTTAGGTCATTATGTAACAGCTCAATTTGATTTTGATACGGATGAGACAGGAGGTTTTGGCTTAGGGAATGCATTTGTTATCTTTGGTAATTTAGATACATCACCATTTTTTGTTACCGCTGGTAGAAGTAAGCTTTCAGTAGGGTCTTATGGTGGCGGTGGACCATGGACTAGTGGTATTATCGATGAGTTTTTATCGCCTGATAAGGTTACTAATGTTTCGCTAAACTATAAGAATGATATTATAAACACTAATATAACAGTTTTTGGCTCTGATGATAAAAGAGCCAATTTTTCGGCTGGATTTTTCTATACGGATTCTTGGACTCAAGACTTATCTGTTGGTTTTAATGCTGGATATGTTTTTAATATTGCTGGTGCTGGTAATGATAGTATCTCTCAATTTTTGGATAATATAGGAGAGAATGAAAAGAATATTGGTGTGTTAAACTTTGATGGTACTTTGGCATATTCAATGCTTGGGGGTATCTGGCAATTACAGGGTGGATGGTCAGCTACAACCAATAAGCAGGATTTCCACCAAAATGGTTCTAGCGTAAATACTGGGGCATGGTATTTAGGTGTAGCTTATGCTCTTACCTTAGGTGGGAGAGATACAAACTTTAACGTTACTTATGGGCAGTCATATAATGCTGAAAATATACCTATGCCAACATCAAATGCATCTCCAACATTTGGTCTTACATCTTCAGGAATTAAGAATCAAATTATTGCCTCTGCACAGAGGGCATACTTTGATGATAATGTCTTATTTGGTCCGGAATATTCATATCAGCGACTATATAATGGAGAGCACATGAATACATTAACGTTGGACTTATCTGTATATATATAG
- a CDS encoding SDR family NAD(P)-dependent oxidoreductase — MCTKNYLITGASSGIGRTVLKQLVSQGDTVYNIDIVTPEEVLEKEVFIKFDLSNYKGIDVILPSGIDFDGVFFNAGIHQSGSIFSQSLDEINKCISINLMSSVVILKSLAESIKSGASIVFNGSDQCFVGKTNNFAYGLTKGAIAQMTKSLALDLAPKNIRVNTVCPSTTDTPLYRKAIETHSLVSGIDLADIEKSEAKEIPINRVATAEEVANVVIFLLSDKSSFMTGSLVPVDGGYTAR; from the coding sequence ATGTGTACTAAGAATTATTTAATCACGGGCGCTAGCTCGGGTATAGGCAGAACTGTTTTAAAGCAGTTAGTATCGCAAGGCGATACTGTTTACAATATTGATATTGTTACTCCAGAAGAAGTTCTTGAAAAAGAGGTATTTATTAAATTTGATTTGTCTAACTATAAGGGCATTGATGTTATTTTGCCAAGCGGTATAGACTTTGATGGGGTATTCTTTAATGCTGGAATTCATCAAAGTGGGTCGATATTTTCTCAGTCTTTGGATGAAATAAATAAGTGTATATCAATTAACCTAATGTCTAGTGTGGTAATTTTGAAATCTTTGGCTGAGAGTATTAAATCAGGGGCTTCTATAGTTTTTAATGGTTCAGATCAGTGCTTTGTTGGTAAAACGAATAATTTCGCGTATGGTTTGACTAAGGGGGCAATTGCTCAGATGACAAAATCATTGGCACTAGATTTAGCACCTAAAAATATAAGAGTAAATACTGTTTGTCCTAGTACTACAGATACTCCACTGTATAGAAAGGCAATAGAAACACACTCTTTAGTAAGTGGAATTGATTTAGCCGATATCGAGAAAAGTGAGGCAAAAGAAATACCTATTAACAGAGTAGCCACTGCAGAAGAGGTTGCTAATGTTGTGATTTTTCTTCTGAGTGACAAAAGTTCATTTATGACTGGATCTTTAGTTCCGGTAGATGGGGGCTATACGGCGAGGTAA
- a CDS encoding amidohydrolase family protein, with product MQKIIDSHIHFWDIDNGYNRWVKDTDLPTKVLPSDFKIDNFVHIEAHTEDIDHLCEYKWLVANFSNKNIKVIAFVDFTQDEQSFEQKIIELSSCKDIVGVRQIMSKDSGAKYSPFDKEIPSDLFEKLVILKKYNMIFECQMYPQQFVSAVSDILRSNVTCCVEHFGLPIKTRKDNLLYWRDLLRYVDNNQNLYLKLSGGDLNNDEDDIKEILNEVKDCVATSKLCYGSNYPVSNKDNYNKWFNIVYSTFADAKSQQDIFFNTANKLYRFNL from the coding sequence ATGCAAAAAATAATAGACTCACACATTCATTTTTGGGATATTGATAATGGTTACAATAGATGGGTCAAGGATACCGATTTGCCTACAAAGGTATTACCGTCTGATTTTAAAATAGATAACTTTGTACATATAGAAGCTCATACTGAAGATATTGATCATTTATGTGAATATAAGTGGTTAGTTGCTAATTTTAGCAACAAAAATATAAAAGTTATTGCCTTTGTAGACTTTACACAGGATGAGCAATCATTCGAACAAAAAATAATTGAATTATCATCTTGTAAAGATATAGTAGGTGTTCGACAAATAATGTCTAAGGATTCTGGTGCTAAATATAGCCCTTTTGATAAAGAAATTCCATCAGACTTGTTTGAAAAATTAGTCATCTTAAAAAAATATAATATGATATTTGAATGTCAGATGTATCCTCAACAGTTTGTTAGTGCTGTGTCAGATATTCTTAGATCAAATGTGACTTGTTGTGTTGAGCATTTTGGGCTACCTATAAAAACAAGAAAAGACAATCTTCTGTATTGGAGAGATTTGCTTAGGTATGTTGATAATAATCAAAATCTATATCTAAAGCTGTCAGGAGGAGATCTAAATAATGACGAGGACGATATTAAAGAGATCTTAAATGAGGTAAAAGATTGTGTTGCTACATCAAAACTTTGTTATGGTTCTAATTACCCTGTATCAAATAAAGATAATTATAATAAATGGTTTAATATAGTTTATAGCACATTTGCAGATGCTAAATCACAGCAAGATATATTCTTTAATACCGCTAATAAGTTGTATAGATTTAACCTTTAG
- a CDS encoding VUT family protein, which translates to MEVANLNNLESNKFIKYITPAALFITLKILCDPLFLNTININFLGIHLVITQSSLVYAGIFVVLDVCSIIYGLKNTYKLIILAMVMDGIYSFGVYSSSFFHLADISIIGDNNHIRSSAIHQIAEPTILLFLSGMLSTFVTNLAEVSIFSWIYKKLLKNNIFFSTIISVAIVILINNIVMLPIMIKDKSVLWTMYWSNFTINMIFITAYTSIYLIFFKNIYTSTKVSTKG; encoded by the coding sequence ATGGAAGTTGCTAACCTTAATAATTTAGAGTCAAATAAATTTATAAAATATATCACTCCTGCTGCTCTTTTTATCACATTGAAAATATTATGTGACCCACTTTTTCTTAACACTATAAATATTAATTTTTTAGGTATTCACCTAGTAATAACACAATCATCTTTGGTATATGCAGGAATTTTTGTCGTGTTAGATGTTTGTTCAATAATTTATGGCCTAAAAAACACTTATAAATTAATAATTCTAGCTATGGTAATGGATGGCATATACTCCTTTGGCGTTTATTCATCATCATTTTTTCATTTGGCTGATATATCTATAATCGGAGATAATAATCACATAAGATCAAGCGCTATACACCAAATCGCTGAGCCGACGATACTGTTATTTTTATCAGGAATGTTAAGCACCTTTGTGACAAATCTAGCAGAAGTCTCAATTTTTAGTTGGATTTATAAGAAACTCTTAAAAAATAATATCTTCTTCTCAACTATAATAAGTGTTGCGATAGTTATCCTAATAAACAATATAGTAATGCTCCCAATTATGATAAAAGACAAAAGTGTTCTATGGACTATGTATTGGTCAAACTTCACGATTAATATGATATTTATAACAGCTTATACAAGCATATATCTAATCTTCTTCAAAAATATCTATACTTCAACAAAAGTCTCTACTAAAGGTTAA
- a CDS encoding cation:proton antiporter, translating to MDNSLELFLHSSNYILLASGLILFFAIVSQFLSWRLKLPSILFLILSGIILGPLSEAVFHGGFKLVDGTIIFGEALSPFVSICVAIILFEGSLSLNFSKIKSVSSVVILLTTVGLGVTVILTAMFCYYVIDLNLELSMLIGGITCVSGPTVVPPLMRTVRPKRHIASILKWESILVDPIGALVVVFMLAWFVIGGNYANQPNGTSIFIAYIIFVCILGITSGFIFGYLIGLSFRKHYIPEYLKSFFVLAVIVVGFIITDATMHGAGLLMVTVAGLVMANMKDIKMSDILSFKENLSIVIISVLFIVLGAEIDFSLFKDYWLDLIVLFLFLQFILRPIVVLLCSIKSKTTFAERIVMGIIYPRGIVAASVAALVAVRITKSHPELYDEANTLVFFVFMIIVFTVVFQSIFTPYISRLLKVTEPEGKGFLIIGGNRFARELAEVFVKNDIEVVVTDSSWVNVQKCRQLGLNTYYGSPVSAHADWSINLVGIGAMLGLSTSEYVNAVSAMKYRYEFGSNNVFVLRASQKESYKGIGSIENNLANLLFEEGTDFNVLIERLNQGATIRSTNITPNYPLEKFFKDNPNAIALFIIDDNGYAQPFDKDKRLRFDSYSLVSLRDDVSKTREQLCLDV from the coding sequence TTGGATAATAGTTTGGAGCTATTTCTGCATTCATCTAATTACATCTTATTAGCATCTGGCTTAATATTGTTTTTTGCGATTGTATCTCAGTTTTTATCATGGAGGCTAAAACTTCCTTCAATACTATTTTTGATCCTTAGTGGTATTATTTTAGGACCTTTATCTGAAGCTGTATTTCATGGAGGCTTTAAACTTGTAGATGGTACGATTATTTTTGGAGAAGCATTATCTCCATTTGTATCAATTTGTGTGGCCATTATCCTCTTTGAGGGGAGTTTATCACTTAATTTTAGTAAGATTAAGAGTGTCAGTAGTGTTGTAATACTTTTGACTACCGTAGGATTAGGGGTTACAGTGATACTCACAGCAATGTTCTGCTATTATGTCATTGACTTGAACTTAGAGCTATCTATGCTAATAGGCGGTATTACATGTGTTAGTGGTCCAACTGTTGTACCTCCATTAATGAGAACTGTTAGACCGAAAAGACATATTGCAAGTATCTTGAAGTGGGAATCTATACTTGTAGATCCTATAGGAGCTTTAGTAGTTGTATTCATGTTAGCATGGTTCGTTATAGGGGGGAATTATGCAAATCAGCCTAATGGAACAAGTATATTCATAGCTTATATAATCTTCGTATGTATTTTGGGAATAACTTCGGGCTTTATTTTTGGCTACTTGATAGGACTAAGTTTTAGAAAGCATTATATTCCTGAATATCTAAAAAGTTTTTTTGTGTTAGCTGTAATAGTTGTAGGTTTTATAATAACTGACGCTACTATGCATGGTGCAGGGCTTTTAATGGTAACGGTTGCTGGCCTTGTGATGGCTAATATGAAAGATATTAAGATGTCTGATATTTTGTCATTTAAAGAAAATCTAAGTATAGTTATTATTTCAGTTCTTTTTATAGTGCTGGGTGCAGAGATAGATTTTAGTTTGTTCAAAGACTATTGGCTAGATCTAATAGTACTATTTTTATTTTTACAATTTATTTTGCGCCCAATTGTAGTTCTATTATGCTCTATTAAATCTAAAACAACTTTTGCAGAAAGAATTGTCATGGGTATTATTTATCCACGAGGTATTGTAGCAGCATCTGTAGCGGCATTGGTTGCTGTAAGAATTACTAAATCTCATCCTGAATTATACGATGAGGCTAACACTTTAGTATTCTTTGTATTTATGATAATTGTTTTTACTGTGGTTTTTCAAAGTATATTTACTCCTTATATATCAAGACTTCTTAAAGTTACTGAACCTGAAGGTAAAGGATTTTTGATAATCGGCGGGAATAGGTTTGCACGTGAACTAGCAGAAGTGTTTGTCAAAAATGATATTGAAGTGGTTGTTACTGATTCATCTTGGGTAAATGTCCAAAAATGTCGTCAGTTAGGCTTGAATACATATTATGGTAGTCCTGTATCAGCACACGCTGACTGGAGTATTAATTTGGTGGGTATTGGAGCTATGCTAGGATTATCAACTAGCGAATATGTGAATGCTGTATCAGCCATGAAATATAGGTATGAATTTGGTTCAAATAATGTTTTTGTGTTAAGAGCATCTCAGAAAGAAAGCTACAAAGGCATAGGGTCGATAGAAAATAATCTAGCAAATCTGTTGTTTGAAGAGGGTACTGATTTCAACGTTTTAATAGAGAGACTGAATCAAGGTGCTACTATCAGGAGTACAAACATTACACCTAATTACCCACTCGAGAAATTCTTTAAAGATAATCCTAATGCTATAGCATTGTTTATAATTGATGATAATGGCTATGCTCAGCCTTTTGATAAAGATAAAAGGTTAAGATTTGATAGCTATAGTTTGGTATCATTAAGAGATGATGTTAGTAAGACTAGAGAGCAGCTATGTCTAGATGTGTAA
- a CDS encoding gamma carbonic anhydrase family protein — protein MSRCVRVFNDKVPNIDASAYVDESAAVIGDVILSQDASIWPQVSVRGDLLTITIGKGTNIQDCSTLHTTEYPKDSGQGYPLTIGDDVTVGHGVILHGCEIKNNCLIGMGSIILDGAVVEPWVFLGAGSLVPPGKVLESGYMYLGSPVKKIRPISDHERQIIKENAEHYVKVKNRYKAQN, from the coding sequence ATGTCTAGATGTGTAAGAGTTTTTAATGATAAAGTACCAAATATTGATGCTTCAGCCTACGTTGATGAATCAGCCGCAGTGATAGGAGATGTGATTCTAAGTCAAGATGCATCTATATGGCCTCAAGTTAGTGTGAGAGGTGATCTCTTAACAATAACTATTGGAAAAGGGACCAATATTCAAGATTGCAGTACATTACATACTACAGAGTACCCAAAGGATTCGGGTCAAGGATATCCTCTAACTATTGGAGATGATGTGACTGTAGGACATGGTGTGATATTACATGGCTGTGAGATCAAAAATAATTGTCTAATAGGTATGGGATCTATAATTCTTGATGGAGCTGTTGTTGAACCTTGGGTCTTCTTAGGCGCTGGAAGTTTGGTTCCTCCAGGTAAAGTTTTAGAGTCTGGTTATATGTATTTAGGGTCGCCGGTCAAAAAGATTAGGCCAATTAGTGATCATGAGAGACAAATTATTAAAGAAAATGCTGAGCATTATGTTAAAGTCAAAAATAGATATAAAGCACAAAATTAG
- the lolB gene encoding lipoprotein insertase outer membrane protein LolB — MLKSKIDIKHKIRLVLTLIFVSLLVSCTSVQSSIAPINDNMKFDQKATSEQLLQLNKWQTKGIIGIIYNNQAESANYIYTQDGDKFSISLYGPLGIGSVEIKGDTDEVSLENSKGQKIVAKDAKTLMLEQLGWYVPVDGLKYWIKAVAIPNIKYNTQLNSQGLPHKLSQNGWNISYQNYELVDSKYPLPAKIRMSRENITLKIVIKSWQI; from the coding sequence ATGTTAAAGTCAAAAATAGATATAAAGCACAAAATTAGATTGGTATTAACTCTGATTTTCGTATCGTTATTAGTATCGTGCACTAGCGTGCAATCTAGTATTGCTCCAATAAATGATAATATGAAATTTGATCAGAAAGCAACATCTGAACAACTTTTGCAGTTAAACAAGTGGCAAACAAAAGGGATTATAGGAATTATCTATAATAATCAGGCGGAATCTGCTAACTATATATACACTCAAGATGGTGATAAATTTAGTATTAGCTTATATGGTCCTTTGGGTATAGGTAGTGTTGAGATAAAAGGAGATACTGATGAGGTATCGCTTGAAAATAGCAAAGGGCAAAAAATAGTAGCTAAAGATGCCAAAACCTTAATGTTGGAGCAGTTAGGCTGGTATGTTCCCGTTGATGGGCTTAAGTATTGGATCAAAGCTGTAGCTATACCAAATATCAAATATAATACGCAACTGAACTCGCAAGGGTTGCCACATAAATTATCTCAAAATGGTTGGAATATTTCTTATCAGAATTATGAACTAGTTGATTCTAAGTATCCGTTACCGGCTAAAATTAGAATGTCTAGAGAGAATATAACGTTAAAGATTGTTATAAAGTCATGGCAAATATAG
- the ispE gene encoding 4-(cytidine 5'-diphospho)-2-C-methyl-D-erythritol kinase: MANIEPKNYQSYAKINLFLHILNKRDDGYHNLQSWFTFLDLKDHLSFRFNNYSKIEITSNIQIAPQEDNLIYKAVKEFQEAYNIENIGVDIDIIKNIPMGAGLGGGSSNAATTLIALRDYYLPELSNEEMIPLAKKLGADVPIFLYGRSAWAEGIGDILYSKEFEQQYALLIKPNIHISTKEFFESENLAKTKDILSKDLSFDTNTMHNDFENVFFTKYPEFKQYLYSIDDGFRMTGTGSCFYLLSNNINKLQQLTRKFDKPLDKWVVKTLNYAY, translated from the coding sequence ATGGCAAATATAGAACCCAAAAATTATCAAAGTTATGCAAAAATTAATTTGTTTTTGCATATATTAAATAAGCGAGATGATGGGTATCATAATTTACAAAGCTGGTTTACATTTTTGGATCTAAAAGATCATCTTAGCTTTAGGTTTAATAATTATAGTAAGATTGAAATTACAAGTAATATACAAATAGCTCCCCAAGAAGATAATTTGATTTATAAAGCTGTTAAAGAGTTTCAAGAGGCTTATAATATTGAGAATATCGGAGTTGATATTGATATTATCAAAAATATACCAATGGGTGCTGGTCTCGGTGGTGGAAGCTCAAATGCAGCAACCACTTTAATAGCATTACGAGATTATTACTTACCTGAGCTATCAAATGAGGAGATGATACCTTTAGCTAAAAAGCTTGGAGCAGATGTGCCGATATTTCTGTATGGCAGATCAGCATGGGCTGAAGGGATTGGGGATATTTTATACTCTAAGGAATTTGAGCAACAATATGCACTATTAATTAAGCCTAATATTCATATTAGTACCAAAGAGTTTTTTGAAAGTGAGAATTTAGCTAAGACAAAGGATATATTATCAAAAGATCTGAGCTTTGATACTAACACTATGCATAATGATTTTGAAAATGTATTCTTTACAAAGTATCCTGAGTTTAAACAATATTTGTATAGTATTGATGATGGTTTTAGAATGACAGGAACTGGATCATGCTTTTATCTACTTTCTAATAATATTAATAAACTACAGCAACTTACAAGAAAATTTGATAAACCTCTTGACAAATGGGTGGTCAAGACATTAAACTATGCCTACTAA